One genomic window of Chitinophagaceae bacterium includes the following:
- the ruvB gene encoding Holliday junction branch migration DNA helicase RuvB yields MRNPNLDPEEENLNSAELEVEKVLRPSVFAEFSGQPKIVENLKIFIEAAKQRGEALDHVLLHGPPGLGKTTLAYIVAHELGVNIKITSGPVLEKAGDLAGLLTNLGDHDVLFIDEIHRLSTVVEEYLYSAMEDYKIDIMLDTGPNARSIQINLNPFTLVGATTRSGLLSSPLRSRFGITSRMDYYDAGTLKKIIHRSARILNTVITEEGAEEISRRSRGTPRIANALLRRVRDFAQIKGSGTIDIEMARYGLNALNVDEHGLDEMDNKILSTIIEKFNGGPVGLNTIATAVGEESGTIEEVYEPFLIQEGYLKRTARGREATQIAFKHLGKSMPKAPGFLFE; encoded by the coding sequence ATGCGCAATCCAAATCTTGATCCTGAAGAAGAAAATCTAAACTCAGCAGAGCTGGAAGTAGAGAAGGTATTGCGACCTTCTGTATTCGCTGAATTTTCAGGCCAACCGAAAATTGTTGAGAACCTGAAGATTTTTATTGAAGCGGCAAAACAACGCGGAGAAGCTTTAGATCATGTGCTGTTGCACGGCCCGCCCGGACTTGGAAAAACGACACTCGCATACATTGTTGCACACGAGTTAGGTGTCAATATCAAAATCACCTCAGGACCTGTATTGGAAAAGGCAGGTGATCTTGCCGGCTTGCTTACCAATCTGGGAGATCATGATGTATTATTTATTGACGAAATTCACAGGTTGAGCACTGTTGTTGAGGAATATTTATACTCAGCAATGGAAGATTATAAAATTGACATCATGCTCGACACTGGTCCTAATGCAAGGTCTATTCAGATTAATCTGAATCCATTTACACTCGTTGGCGCTACCACAAGATCCGGTTTGCTTTCATCACCACTTCGCTCCCGCTTCGGAATTACTTCCAGAATGGATTATTATGATGCCGGAACATTAAAAAAAATAATTCACCGTTCAGCAAGAATTCTGAATACAGTTATTACAGAAGAAGGGGCGGAGGAAATTTCACGGAGAAGCCGTGGTACGCCGCGAATTGCAAATGCCCTGCTTCGGAGAGTACGTGATTTTGCACAGATAAAAGGAAGTGGTACGATTGATATTGAAATGGCGCGGTATGGATTAAATGCGCTGAATGTGGATGAGCATGGTCTTGATGAAATGGACAATAAAATCCTTTCCACTATCATCGAAAAATTTAATGGTGGACCGGTTGGACTGAATACTATCGCAACTGCCGTAGGAGAAGAATCAGGAACGATTGAAGAAGTGTATGAACCCTTTCTGATTCAGGAGGGCTATTTGAAAAGAACTGCACGCGGCAGAGAAGCTACGCAGATTGCATTTAAGCATCTTGGAAAGTCAATGCCAAAAGCACCCGGTTTTTTGTTTGAAT